The Etheostoma cragini isolate CJK2018 chromosome 15, CSU_Ecrag_1.0, whole genome shotgun sequence genome window below encodes:
- the LOC117957499 gene encoding protein outspread isoform X4 yields MRSSRSLSRLDRRSTGGDSDHAVSSSQVKKGQTAEKRALYSGQLFSSDEQIRDNKDQCHGDKADKMKTSSSSEPLDSSSSLVSTTSSHRHCNKVKKQPALFNFNKGWMMRKDASGQWQKHWFVLTDQILKFYKDSIAEEAADVDGEVNLSTCFGFKDYPAQKSCGLVGHTRDGVYALGAMTSGMRHNWVQAVLKNVRPSLTLEFTSSLSVQETHQKSQHADSQSAEGLEQAEHPNSFLQEHKTSESVEETHQQQKKQVKLQAETEESSADASAMIASSSAPPPQGEGVTDVSSCVEGAGSDSSTSATLLSNLEFWEQQVLTNATCEDTKEKDKLPCEQQTRQLVKELEQTQKELSQMQQLNWDLQEELKREREKPSKERVNAQNYPFSNSSSEQALALQRLQKINHDLHFKLEAQKSSQEEAREDELRRRVDLLAQQAQLLVTGDATALAQAHLEQDRRQFHEQQMEWEQCVASLKAQLSASEEQRREAGLRLAQLQQELQSFHSLQQDADRLNKHLQEVTTQLHANEEAQAQKEARLQKHLTLLQASQDRERRSFAASLAQAEQHSHDLQKRLDTAEQQVESLNKTHTWNRDIEEAQQQLQEELTCTVSAVQNLQDEREQIDRRCRELQNQLCEADEEVGRLQSRLKTDETHYYNLEHSYERVSEELQLALGKVQQKESETQDIREGYERLLDRKEQELSEVLLKMEVLGNSLEETEVKLNDVLRGCTCNFSQLKDENIERQTTDLLTLNDSRPNARDSHAVEHAEDYPERYMSVIQMLETKLYVTEEKLRDIMQRLEEHQSHISCQDPHLCSQLTQSRATTQHLSLLLHSRAKQSQRFAQETENRCRMLVGRFQVALNIIQVCRERLQATPINITDFENQLATVAACLQQGEKDAEKQQHESHNESKGEDRILNDETLPCADSNISAQSEPPSDDMQSVGKCLTREVFVVEKMVSVLQSQHGIGQLSFASREDVGDLAQKYKNIISQRIALKTEKRTGRAECDNSEPLERAIVGVCAEAELIYTALKVQHQYESMTQVNNQEVEPQRKSLADITPPELASYKEQVKGEGRGSEGAAKPVERIESDVQKVEEKKEPDWLERLISRLQKRAKSLRQLCQEISDANAVECRVDDNWENASAADLNLMQEQAKLIYLLDRLHSDLEQQKSEVLQDKLQALCEEQDITLKDEQEAVNHTLCQLQEDNSVLREELECAEQKIVSIETGKQRLLEDIQKIEDYHEERMKKLEMGFQEKIRELQQIHEKEMKHLHGHYTKSSKEKQTKTCTETPALTESTSFIPDQTAVARKAILAGGAAAMREAYQKDLEKLETSCHQGVTAMEEMHRQLIGNLQQQHQTEVAALLKEKDKLLQEETSATMAAIVAMRRAHKQELEKSRSAQHIKECNDIAQLRIEYEKEIQLMHKELEVLSVQHTQRCLENSQLSQELQDEKQALMQYQKENQELKKKQKETDEMSQLHLSLKGQQAHVSPQETDFYEMEVILRAREAEMQFLRQEARSLREDLKIARMDKIYAQNKLKALYMNNQDEPYHDVNKLCEDVKFPTWSPCKDASGQSIEETMTNTSNAALLKKTEKSSLSRQIRGVRSKSLKDGLSIQERMKLFKSF; encoded by the exons ATGAGAAGCAGCCGCTCTCTCAGCAGACTCGACCGAAGATCCACTGGAGGCG ATTCAGACCATGCAGTTTCAAGTTCACAAgtcaaaaaaggacaaactgcTGAAAAAAGAGCTCTGTATTCTGGCCAGCTGTTCTCCTCTGATGAGCAAATCAg GGATAACAAAGACCAGTGTCATGGCGATAAAGctgataaaatgaaaacaagcagcTCCTCTGAGCCACTGgactcttcctcctctttggTTTCTACCACTTCAAGTCATCGTCACTGCAACAAAGTAAAGAAACAG CCCGCACTGTTTAACTTTAATAAAGGATGGATGATGCGGAAGGATGCATCTGGTCAG TGGCAGAAACACTGGTTTGTCCTGACTGACCAAATCCTGAAGTTTTATAAAGATTCAATAGCTGAGGAG GCAGCTGATGTGGACGGTGAGGTAAACTTGTCCACATGTTTTGGCTTCAAAGACTACCCAGCTCAGAAGAGCTGTGGTTTGGTTGGTCAT ACCAGAGACGGAGTGTACGCACTCGGTGCTATGACCTCTGGGATGAGACACAACTGGGTCCAAGCAGTGTTGAAGAATGTGAGGCCCAGTCTTACTCTTGAATTCACAAG CTCCCTTTCAGTGCAAGAAACTCATCAGAAATCACAGCATGCAGACTCACAGTCAGCTGAGGGTCTGGAGCAAGCTGAACACCCAAACAGCTTTTTGCAAGAGCACAAAACCAGTGAAAGTGTAGAGGAAACACAtcaacagcagaaaaaacagGTCAAACTGCAGGCGGAAACAGAGGAAAGTTCTGCTGATGCATCGGCAATGATcgcctcctcctctgctcctccacCGCAGGGTGAAG GTGTGACAGATGTATCATCGTGTGTAGAAGGAGCTGGAAGTGACAGTTCTACCTCCGCAACATTGCTTTCAAATCTTGAGTTTTGGGAGCAACAAGTATTGACAAACGCAACATGTGAGGACACAAAGGAGAAGGATAAATTGCCCTGTGAGCAGCAAACTAGACAACTTGTCAAAGAG CTGGAACAAACACAGAAGGAACTCTCTCAAATGCAGCAGTTAAACTGGGATCTGCAGGAAGAGCtaaaacgagagagagagaagccttCCAAGGAAAGGGTGAATGCACAG AACTATCCTTTCTCCAACTCGTCTTCGGAACAAGCATTGGCTTTACAGCGGCTGCAGAAGATAAACCATGACCTCCACTTTAAGCTTGAGGCTCAAAAGAGTAGCCAGGAGGAAGCCAGGGAAGATGAATTAAGACGAAGGGTGGATCTCTTAGCTCAACAAGCGCAGCTACTGGTCACAGGAGACGCCACAGCACTTGCACAAGCCCATCTGGAGCAAGATCGTCGGCAGTTTCATGAGCAGCAGATGGAGTGGGAGCAGTGCGTGGCGTCCCTGAAGGCCCAGCTGAGTGCCagtgaggagcagaggagggaggCTGGGTTGCGCCTCgcacagctgcagcaggagTTGCAGAGTTTCCACAGTCTCCAGCAGGACGCTGATCGCTTGAACAAACATCTCCAAGAGGTGACAACTCAACTTCATGCTAATGAGGAAGCACAGGCTCAAAAGGAGGCTCGCCTGCAGAAGCACCTCACACTCCTTCAAGCAAGTCAGGACAGAGAAAGGAGGAGCTTCGCCGCTAGCCTGGCACAGGCAGAGCAACACTCACACGACCTTCAGAAGAGACTGGACACGGCTGAACAGCAGGTTGAGAGCCTGAATAAGACTCACACCTGGAACAGGGACATTGAGGAGGCTCAACAACAACTTCAAGAGGAGCTAACGTGCACAGTATCCGCTGTGCAGAATCTTCAAGATGAAAGAGAGCAGATAGACCGTCGCTGTCGAGAGCTGCAGAACCAGTTATGTGAGGCAGATGAGGAGGTGGGCAGGCTGCAAAGCCGCTTGAAAACCGATGAGACGCACTACTACAATCTTGAGCACTCATACGAGAGAGTTAGTGAGGAGCTGCAGCTGGCCTTAGGAAAGGTGCAGCAAAAGGAGTCTGAAACACAGGACATACGAGAAGGCTATGAGAGACTCCTGGACAGGAAGGAGCAAGAGCTGAGTGAAGTTTTGCTGAAGATGGAAGTCCTAGGTAATAGCCTTGAGGAGACGGAAGTGAAGCTGAATGACGTATTGAGAGGCTGCACTTGTAACTTTTCTCAGCTGAAGGATGAGAACATTGAGAGACAGACAACTGATCTTCTCACTTTAAATGATAGCCGGCCGAATGCAAGAGATTCACATGCAGTTGAACATGCAGAAGATTATCCAGAAAGATATATGTCTGTGATCCAGATGCTTGAAACCAAGCTTTATGTAACAGAGGAGAAACTAAGGGACATCATGCAAAGACTGGAGGAGCACCAGAGTCACATCAGTTGCCAGGACCCCCACCTTTGCTCCCAGCTAACTCAAAGCCGAGCCACCACTCAGCACCTCAGTCTGCTGCTCCACAGTCGGGCCAAGCAGAGCCAGCGATTCGCCCAGGAGACAGAAAACCGCTGCAGGATGTTGGTCGGCAGGTTTCAGGTTGCACTGAACATCATACAAGTCTGCAGAGAGAGGCTCCAAGCCACTCCAATTAATATCACGGACTTTGAGAATCAATTAGCAACCGTTGCAGCCTGCCTtcagcagggagagaaagatgCAGAGAAACAACAGCATGAATCACACAATGAAAGCAAAGGAGAGGACAGGATCCTCAATGATGAGACATTACCCTGCGCTGACAGCAACATTAGTGCTCAAAGTGAACCCCCAAGTGATGACATGCAAAGTGTTGGGAAGTGTTTAACGAGGGAAGTATTTGTTGTAGAAAAAATGGTGTCTGTCCTTCAGAGTCAACATGGCATTGGGCAACTATCCTTTGCATCAAGGGAGGATGTGGGGGATTTGgcacaaaagtacaaaaacataatCTCCCAAAGAATAGccctaaaaacagaaaaaaggactGGGAGAGCAGAATGTGACAACAGTGAACCTTTAGAGAGGGCCATTGTTGGAGTCTGTGCTGAAGCGGAACTCATTTATACTGCCTTAAAAGTTCAACATCAATATGAGAGCATGACTCAAGTAAATAATCAAGAAGTGGAGCCTCAAAGGAAGAGTCTGGCAGACATCACCCCCCCAGAGTTGGCTTCCTATAAGGAGCAAGTGAAGGGAGAGGGCAGAGGTTCAGAAGGAGCTGCAAAACCAGTTGAAAGGATTGAATCTGATGTCCAAAAGgtagaggaaaagaaagaaccAGACTGGTTGGAGAGACTAATATCCCGGCTACAGAAAAGGGCAAAATCCTTACGCCAACTCTGCCAGGAGATTTCTGATGCCAATGCAGTAGAGTGTAGAGTGGATGATAATTGGGAAAATGCTTCTGCAGCTGACTTAAATTTGATGCAGGAGCAGGCaaagttaatttatttgttaGACAGGCTTCACTCAGATTTAGAGCAGCAGAAAAGTGAGGTGTTACAGGACAAACTGCAAGCTTTGTGCGAAGAGCAGGATATTACATTAAAGGATGAGCAGGAGGCTGTTAATCACACCTTATGTCAGCTTCAGGAGGACAACAGCGTATTAAGAGAAGAACTGGAGTGTGCTGAGCAAAAGATTGTATCTATAGAGACTGGAAAGCAGAGGCTCCTGGAAGACATACAGAAAATTGAGGATTATCATGAGGAACGGATGAAAAAACTGGAAATGGGGTTTCAAGAGAAGATTAGGGAACTGCAACAGATCCACGAAAAAGAGATGAAGCACTTGCATGGTCACTACACCAAGTCTTCCAAAGAGAAACAGACCAAAACCTGCACAGAGACACCTGCTTTGACTGAAAGTACCTCCTTCATACCAGACCAGACTGCGGTGGCGAGAAAAGCAATATTGGCAGGTGGTGCAGCAGCCATGAGAGAGGCTTACCAGAAAGATCTTGAAAAACTTGAG ACATCCTGTCATCAAGGTGTCACTGCTATGGAGGAAATGCACAGGCAGCTGATAGGTAatctacagcagcagcatcagacaGAGGTGGCAGCACTTCTGAAGGAGAAAGACAAGCTGCTGCAGGAAGAGACATCTGCCACAATGGCAG CCATTGTAGCAATGAGGAGAGCCCATAAACAGGAGCTGGAGAAAAGCCGATCAGCACAGCACATCAAGGAGTGCAATGACATCGCACAACTGCGCATTGAATATGA GAAGGAGATCCAGTTGATGCATAAGGAGCTTGAGGTGTTGTCAGTTCAGCACACTCAGAGATGCCTGGAAAACTCTCAGCTGAGCCAAGAGCTGCAGGATGAGAAACAAGCTTTGATGCAGTACCAAAAAGAAAACCAGGAGCTCAAAAAGAAGCAG aaagagacagatgaaATGTCTCAGCTACATTTATCGCTAAAAGGACAACAAGCACATGTTTCCCCTCAAGAAACCGACTTCTATGAGATGGAG GTGATTCTGCGAGCAAGGGAGGCAGAAATGCAGTTTCTCCGACAGGAAGCTCGTTCTCTCAGAGAAGATTTGAAGATTGCTCGAATG GACAAAATATATGCCCAAAACAAGCTGAAAGCCCTCTATATGAACAACCAGGATGAACCCTATCATGATGTCAACAAACTCTGTGAAGATGTTAAGTTCCCCACTTGGTCTCCATGCAAGGACGCCTCAGGACAGAGCATTG AGGAAACTATGACAAACACAAGTAATGCTGctcttttaaagaaaacagagaaatctTCCCTCTCACGTCAGATCAGAGGAGTGAGATCAAAG AGTTTAAAAGACGGCCTCTCTATCCAAGAAAGAATGAAGTTGTTTAAGTCATTCTGA
- the LOC117957499 gene encoding kinectin isoform X3 has protein sequence MMSKAPRWPDTLVNSKTNKPAQKTGGKEPAALTVPASNRGKQAGSCTNKTNISVGRSKSLSSRGSDSTTSGSKADGSLKSGSQGSRQASRPARPAFRLCSSRSFSSLHTSSLTASPFMRSSRSLSRLDRRSTGGDSDHAVSSSQVKKGQTAEKRALYSGQLFSSDEQIRDNKDQCHGDKADKMKTSSSSEPLDSSSSLVSTTSSHRHCNKVKKQTRDGVYALGAMTSGMRHNWVQAVLKNVRPSLTLEFTSSLSVQETHQKSQHADSQSAEGLEQAEHPNSFLQEHKTSESVEETHQQQKKQVKLQAETEESSADASAMIASSSAPPPQGEGVTDVSSCVEGAGSDSSTSATLLSNLEFWEQQVLTNATCEDTKEKDKLPCEQQTRQLVKELEQTQKELSQMQQLNWDLQEELKREREKPSKERVNAQNYPFSNSSSEQALALQRLQKINHDLHFKLEAQKSSQEEAREDELRRRVDLLAQQAQLLVTGDATALAQAHLEQDRRQFHEQQMEWEQCVASLKAQLSASEEQRREAGLRLAQLQQELQSFHSLQQDADRLNKHLQEVTTQLHANEEAQAQKEARLQKHLTLLQASQDRERRSFAASLAQAEQHSHDLQKRLDTAEQQVESLNKTHTWNRDIEEAQQQLQEELTCTVSAVQNLQDEREQIDRRCRELQNQLCEADEEVGRLQSRLKTDETHYYNLEHSYERVSEELQLALGKVQQKESETQDIREGYERLLDRKEQELSEVLLKMEVLGNSLEETEVKLNDVLRGCTCNFSQLKDENIERQTTDLLTLNDSRPNARDSHAVEHAEDYPERYMSVIQMLETKLYVTEEKLRDIMQRLEEHQSHISCQDPHLCSQLTQSRATTQHLSLLLHSRAKQSQRFAQETENRCRMLVGRFQVALNIIQVCRERLQATPINITDFENQLATVAACLQQGEKDAEKQQHESHNESKGEDRILNDETLPCADSNISAQSEPPSDDMQSVGKCLTREVFVVEKMVSVLQSQHGIGQLSFASREDVGDLAQKYKNIISQRIALKTEKRTGRAECDNSEPLERAIVGVCAEAELIYTALKVQHQYESMTQVNNQEVEPQRKSLADITPPELASYKEQVKGEGRGSEGAAKPVERIESDVQKVEEKKEPDWLERLISRLQKRAKSLRQLCQEISDANAVECRVDDNWENASAADLNLMQEQAKLIYLLDRLHSDLEQQKSEVLQDKLQALCEEQDITLKDEQEAVNHTLCQLQEDNSVLREELECAEQKIVSIETGKQRLLEDIQKIEDYHEERMKKLEMGFQEKIRELQQIHEKEMKHLHGHYTKSSKEKQTKTCTETPALTESTSFIPDQTAVARKAILAGGAAAMREAYQKDLEKLETSCHQGVTAMEEMHRQLIGNLQQQHQTEVAALLKEKDKLLQEETSATMAAIVAMRRAHKQELEKSRSAQHIKECNDIAQLRIEYEKEIQLMHKELEVLSVQHTQRCLENSQLSQELQDEKQALMQYQKENQELKKKQKETDEMSQLHLSLKGQQAHVSPQETDFYEMEVILRAREAEMQFLRQEARSLREDLKIARMDKIYAQNKLKALYMNNQDEPYHDVNKLCEDVKFPTWSPCKDASGQSIEETMTNTSNAALLKKTEKSSLSRQIRGVRSKSLKDGLSIQERMKLFKSF, from the exons ATGATGTCCAAGGCGCCAAG GTGGCCTGATACCCTGGTCAACTCTAAGACCAACAAACCTGCACAGAAGACAGGGGGGAAG GAACCAGCAGCATTAACTGTACCTGCATCTAATAGAGGTAAACAGGCAGGTAGCTGTACGAATAAAACCAACATTAGTGTTGGAAGGAGCAAAAGCCTCAGCAGTAGAGGTAGTGATTCAACTACTAGCGGCAGTAAGGCTGATGGCAGTTTGAAAAGCGGCAGCCAGGGTTCCAGACAAGCATCTCGCCCGGCCAGACCAGCTTTTCGCCTCTGCAGCAGCCGCAGCTTCTCGTCCCTCCACACCTCCTCTCTCACCGCTTCTCCGTTCATGAGAAGCAGCCGCTCTCTCAGCAGACTCGACCGAAGATCCACTGGAGGCG ATTCAGACCATGCAGTTTCAAGTTCACAAgtcaaaaaaggacaaactgcTGAAAAAAGAGCTCTGTATTCTGGCCAGCTGTTCTCCTCTGATGAGCAAATCAg GGATAACAAAGACCAGTGTCATGGCGATAAAGctgataaaatgaaaacaagcagcTCCTCTGAGCCACTGgactcttcctcctctttggTTTCTACCACTTCAAGTCATCGTCACTGCAACAAAGTAAAGAAACAG ACCAGAGACGGAGTGTACGCACTCGGTGCTATGACCTCTGGGATGAGACACAACTGGGTCCAAGCAGTGTTGAAGAATGTGAGGCCCAGTCTTACTCTTGAATTCACAAG CTCCCTTTCAGTGCAAGAAACTCATCAGAAATCACAGCATGCAGACTCACAGTCAGCTGAGGGTCTGGAGCAAGCTGAACACCCAAACAGCTTTTTGCAAGAGCACAAAACCAGTGAAAGTGTAGAGGAAACACAtcaacagcagaaaaaacagGTCAAACTGCAGGCGGAAACAGAGGAAAGTTCTGCTGATGCATCGGCAATGATcgcctcctcctctgctcctccacCGCAGGGTGAAG GTGTGACAGATGTATCATCGTGTGTAGAAGGAGCTGGAAGTGACAGTTCTACCTCCGCAACATTGCTTTCAAATCTTGAGTTTTGGGAGCAACAAGTATTGACAAACGCAACATGTGAGGACACAAAGGAGAAGGATAAATTGCCCTGTGAGCAGCAAACTAGACAACTTGTCAAAGAG CTGGAACAAACACAGAAGGAACTCTCTCAAATGCAGCAGTTAAACTGGGATCTGCAGGAAGAGCtaaaacgagagagagagaagccttCCAAGGAAAGGGTGAATGCACAG AACTATCCTTTCTCCAACTCGTCTTCGGAACAAGCATTGGCTTTACAGCGGCTGCAGAAGATAAACCATGACCTCCACTTTAAGCTTGAGGCTCAAAAGAGTAGCCAGGAGGAAGCCAGGGAAGATGAATTAAGACGAAGGGTGGATCTCTTAGCTCAACAAGCGCAGCTACTGGTCACAGGAGACGCCACAGCACTTGCACAAGCCCATCTGGAGCAAGATCGTCGGCAGTTTCATGAGCAGCAGATGGAGTGGGAGCAGTGCGTGGCGTCCCTGAAGGCCCAGCTGAGTGCCagtgaggagcagaggagggaggCTGGGTTGCGCCTCgcacagctgcagcaggagTTGCAGAGTTTCCACAGTCTCCAGCAGGACGCTGATCGCTTGAACAAACATCTCCAAGAGGTGACAACTCAACTTCATGCTAATGAGGAAGCACAGGCTCAAAAGGAGGCTCGCCTGCAGAAGCACCTCACACTCCTTCAAGCAAGTCAGGACAGAGAAAGGAGGAGCTTCGCCGCTAGCCTGGCACAGGCAGAGCAACACTCACACGACCTTCAGAAGAGACTGGACACGGCTGAACAGCAGGTTGAGAGCCTGAATAAGACTCACACCTGGAACAGGGACATTGAGGAGGCTCAACAACAACTTCAAGAGGAGCTAACGTGCACAGTATCCGCTGTGCAGAATCTTCAAGATGAAAGAGAGCAGATAGACCGTCGCTGTCGAGAGCTGCAGAACCAGTTATGTGAGGCAGATGAGGAGGTGGGCAGGCTGCAAAGCCGCTTGAAAACCGATGAGACGCACTACTACAATCTTGAGCACTCATACGAGAGAGTTAGTGAGGAGCTGCAGCTGGCCTTAGGAAAGGTGCAGCAAAAGGAGTCTGAAACACAGGACATACGAGAAGGCTATGAGAGACTCCTGGACAGGAAGGAGCAAGAGCTGAGTGAAGTTTTGCTGAAGATGGAAGTCCTAGGTAATAGCCTTGAGGAGACGGAAGTGAAGCTGAATGACGTATTGAGAGGCTGCACTTGTAACTTTTCTCAGCTGAAGGATGAGAACATTGAGAGACAGACAACTGATCTTCTCACTTTAAATGATAGCCGGCCGAATGCAAGAGATTCACATGCAGTTGAACATGCAGAAGATTATCCAGAAAGATATATGTCTGTGATCCAGATGCTTGAAACCAAGCTTTATGTAACAGAGGAGAAACTAAGGGACATCATGCAAAGACTGGAGGAGCACCAGAGTCACATCAGTTGCCAGGACCCCCACCTTTGCTCCCAGCTAACTCAAAGCCGAGCCACCACTCAGCACCTCAGTCTGCTGCTCCACAGTCGGGCCAAGCAGAGCCAGCGATTCGCCCAGGAGACAGAAAACCGCTGCAGGATGTTGGTCGGCAGGTTTCAGGTTGCACTGAACATCATACAAGTCTGCAGAGAGAGGCTCCAAGCCACTCCAATTAATATCACGGACTTTGAGAATCAATTAGCAACCGTTGCAGCCTGCCTtcagcagggagagaaagatgCAGAGAAACAACAGCATGAATCACACAATGAAAGCAAAGGAGAGGACAGGATCCTCAATGATGAGACATTACCCTGCGCTGACAGCAACATTAGTGCTCAAAGTGAACCCCCAAGTGATGACATGCAAAGTGTTGGGAAGTGTTTAACGAGGGAAGTATTTGTTGTAGAAAAAATGGTGTCTGTCCTTCAGAGTCAACATGGCATTGGGCAACTATCCTTTGCATCAAGGGAGGATGTGGGGGATTTGgcacaaaagtacaaaaacataatCTCCCAAAGAATAGccctaaaaacagaaaaaaggactGGGAGAGCAGAATGTGACAACAGTGAACCTTTAGAGAGGGCCATTGTTGGAGTCTGTGCTGAAGCGGAACTCATTTATACTGCCTTAAAAGTTCAACATCAATATGAGAGCATGACTCAAGTAAATAATCAAGAAGTGGAGCCTCAAAGGAAGAGTCTGGCAGACATCACCCCCCCAGAGTTGGCTTCCTATAAGGAGCAAGTGAAGGGAGAGGGCAGAGGTTCAGAAGGAGCTGCAAAACCAGTTGAAAGGATTGAATCTGATGTCCAAAAGgtagaggaaaagaaagaaccAGACTGGTTGGAGAGACTAATATCCCGGCTACAGAAAAGGGCAAAATCCTTACGCCAACTCTGCCAGGAGATTTCTGATGCCAATGCAGTAGAGTGTAGAGTGGATGATAATTGGGAAAATGCTTCTGCAGCTGACTTAAATTTGATGCAGGAGCAGGCaaagttaatttatttgttaGACAGGCTTCACTCAGATTTAGAGCAGCAGAAAAGTGAGGTGTTACAGGACAAACTGCAAGCTTTGTGCGAAGAGCAGGATATTACATTAAAGGATGAGCAGGAGGCTGTTAATCACACCTTATGTCAGCTTCAGGAGGACAACAGCGTATTAAGAGAAGAACTGGAGTGTGCTGAGCAAAAGATTGTATCTATAGAGACTGGAAAGCAGAGGCTCCTGGAAGACATACAGAAAATTGAGGATTATCATGAGGAACGGATGAAAAAACTGGAAATGGGGTTTCAAGAGAAGATTAGGGAACTGCAACAGATCCACGAAAAAGAGATGAAGCACTTGCATGGTCACTACACCAAGTCTTCCAAAGAGAAACAGACCAAAACCTGCACAGAGACACCTGCTTTGACTGAAAGTACCTCCTTCATACCAGACCAGACTGCGGTGGCGAGAAAAGCAATATTGGCAGGTGGTGCAGCAGCCATGAGAGAGGCTTACCAGAAAGATCTTGAAAAACTTGAG ACATCCTGTCATCAAGGTGTCACTGCTATGGAGGAAATGCACAGGCAGCTGATAGGTAatctacagcagcagcatcagacaGAGGTGGCAGCACTTCTGAAGGAGAAAGACAAGCTGCTGCAGGAAGAGACATCTGCCACAATGGCAG CCATTGTAGCAATGAGGAGAGCCCATAAACAGGAGCTGGAGAAAAGCCGATCAGCACAGCACATCAAGGAGTGCAATGACATCGCACAACTGCGCATTGAATATGA GAAGGAGATCCAGTTGATGCATAAGGAGCTTGAGGTGTTGTCAGTTCAGCACACTCAGAGATGCCTGGAAAACTCTCAGCTGAGCCAAGAGCTGCAGGATGAGAAACAAGCTTTGATGCAGTACCAAAAAGAAAACCAGGAGCTCAAAAAGAAGCAG aaagagacagatgaaATGTCTCAGCTACATTTATCGCTAAAAGGACAACAAGCACATGTTTCCCCTCAAGAAACCGACTTCTATGAGATGGAG GTGATTCTGCGAGCAAGGGAGGCAGAAATGCAGTTTCTCCGACAGGAAGCTCGTTCTCTCAGAGAAGATTTGAAGATTGCTCGAATG GACAAAATATATGCCCAAAACAAGCTGAAAGCCCTCTATATGAACAACCAGGATGAACCCTATCATGATGTCAACAAACTCTGTGAAGATGTTAAGTTCCCCACTTGGTCTCCATGCAAGGACGCCTCAGGACAGAGCATTG AGGAAACTATGACAAACACAAGTAATGCTGctcttttaaagaaaacagagaaatctTCCCTCTCACGTCAGATCAGAGGAGTGAGATCAAAG AGTTTAAAAGACGGCCTCTCTATCCAAGAAAGAATGAAGTTGTTTAAGTCATTCTGA